In Candidatus Accumulibacter cognatus, the genomic window ACAGGAACGCCAGTTCGAACGTGCCCAGTCCGGCGGCACGTAGCCGGGCTTCCCAGCCCGGCGCAAAATGGAGGTATTGGCTGCGGAGCACGCTGACCCCAGGGTGGCGGCGACTCAACCCGATACGCGTTCAAACACCGCCAGGTGAAGATTATTGGTCAGGTCGAGCGGAAAGTTTTTCACCAGCCTGAAACCATTGGCCTTGAAGTAGCCCATGACCTCAGCCAGCGGCGTGTTGAAGACGGACAGCTTCTTGCCCCGCCAACGGCGCAGCTTCTGTTCCAGCGCACGCAGCGTTTTCGGGTTGAAGTAGGACATCGCCACATGCTTGCGCGCGACCCGGCAGAGCTCGCCCACGACCTTGCGGCGCAACTCCTCGTTGGGGAGATGGTGAAAAAAACGGAAACAGACGATCGCATCGAAACTCGCGTCGGCCTGCGAAAGCCTCTCAATGTCCTCCTCGAATACCGGAACGTTGAGCCCTTTCGCAGCGGTGGTCTCGCGGGTGATTTGGCGCATCGGCTCCGAGTAGTCCGCCGCGCTCATCTCGTACCCGAGCTGGCTCAGCAGCACGGTCACCCGGCCGCCGCCACAGGGTACGTCGAGGACGGTGGCCGGCCTGGGGATGAGCTGGAAGGCGCGCTCGACCAGCTTCAACTCCGGCACGTTGCGCCGTGCGTCGCGGTTGGCATAGCCGCGAGCCTTGTCCTCGGTGTAATTGGTCTTGGCGCGGTAAGTCGCAGTGGGAGTTTCGTTCATGTTCGTCACCAACTTAACGGGATGATGATGCGCTCGCGACGCTTGGACACATCGCTAGGCGACGGCGACTGGCGGAGAGCGGTTCAAAAAAGAGGTTCAAAGGCATCTGGATCAGATGTTACCACCTCGGCCTGAAGCCCACCTTAACCCACGTTCGACGTGCCAAGGCTCGGTCGACATGCAACTCCTGGGACAGCCGATGAGCTGATGCGGCAAGCTCTGCTTATGCTCACCGATCAAAGAAGTTGACGATCTTGCTGATCCGCTTGCGGTCGTCGTCGGTCACCCGCGCGTGCCCTGCATAGTCAAGATAGAAGCGCAGTCGCTGCGTGCGCGATAACAGACGCCGGGCAGGCTTGTCGAGGCACGCGAGGTCCTTGGCAATGCGGTACTGCAGAACTGCGCCACGATAGAAGGCGCCACTGGGGCAATCGATCAGATACGCCGTTGGCAAGGATCCGCCATCGATCAGCAGGTTGCGCCACTTCAGATCGTTGTGCGCGAAACCGTGGTCGTGCAGGGTGCGCGCCATGTCGGCGATCTGCCGCGCGACATGGGCGACCCAGCAACGATCACGCAGGCGCGAATCGTTGGCGCGGGCTAGTTGCGCCAGATCGCAGGTGGCAGGGATCTCGTCGGTCACCACGGCACCCCGCGTGAAACCGCCAAAGCGACGCTCGAGGCCATAGGCAACCAGCGTCGCCGTCGGAATTCCCCAGTCCCGGAAAGCCTGCAGGTTTCGCCACTCAGCGCGTACTCTCGGCGAACCCAGCCAGCGCCGCAGGCCCAACCAGCGGCGCTGGAGATTTTTGCCCGTGCCACTGTAGCGCTTGACGTAATAGCGCCTGCCACCGGCACTGACGCGCAGCACGCGGCAGAGCGAATCGCTGGTGATCAACTCGCCGTCGAGCGAAAAGACACGGTCGATGTCGCCGAACAGTTCTGCCACTTCGCTTGCCGGGTGCTGCCTGTTGACCCACCAGAACCTCACCTCTTTCGTCCTCTCGCATACTTCCCGGTGGTGCCAGCAAGCCCCGTGAAACCCGGAACACCAAAGTATTTGCGAAAGCGACATCGGCCGTCAAGCGCAGACGAACGCTTCAGTTCAGGTCCGCATGAAAAATGACCCCGCCGGACTGCACGTGCGGCGGCTTCATCAAACGACAGGAACTCGCCGCATCCACCTCTTCTCCAGCTAAAGATTGAAGAAATTCGCCGGGTCACACGCCGGGAAGGCATTCGTTTCCGCATTCATCAGGCCGAAGCCTGACGTCTCGTCCATGACCTCCGCCGCTTAACAAGCCTCACGATGACGTCGAGGGGCTTCCTTCTCCGCACCTTCCTCAAAAGCTTACGGAAGCGATGGCACTTCGTGCTTGTGGACGTCATCGAAAGTCATGAAGTCATGCGAAACTAGCCCGAAGTCGTCAGAGAATGGTGCTCCCAGCCGACAGCTCCCGCCCCTGCCCCCGGAAAGATCTGCCAGGCGGGCGGCTGCAGCATGTTGCCCGACCGGCATCCGGCAGCCGGCCCTGCAAACCTGGCCCTGGCTAGCGAAAGAATTCCTCCAGCCGCACAAACACTTCATGCTCGGCGCCGTGCCGGCGCACTGCCAGGACATCCTCGAGCTTCTCGATCTGTTTGACCATCTGGTCCAGTCGTTCATCCTCGTTGACCAATAGCCAGATGCGACTGGTCACGCCGCTTCCGACCGGCATCACCAGGATGCCTTCGACGTTGTACGCTCGCCGCGAGAATAGGCCGACGACATGCGACATGACGCCAGCATGGTTATTGACATCCAGTTCGAGCACCGTGCGCGACAGTGCCTGGTGTTCCGTACCTGCAATCGAGTTCATCGTTCAGCCTCCGATCATTTCCTTGTTGGCCGCACCCGGCGGCACCATCGGCAATACCTGCTCGTGCATGGCGATGCTGGCGTGGATCAGCATCGGGCCCGAGGACGATAGTGCTCTGGCCAGCGCGGCCGTGGGATCGCTCTCCCGGTCGAGATCGATGGCGGGCACGCCGAACCCCTCGGCAACCCGGACGAAGTCGGGCATGCCCTTGAACTGGGAAGCGTAGATGCGCTCACCGTAAAACAGTGTCTGCTGCTGGAAGACCAGCCCCAGCGAGGCGTTGTTCATCAGCACGATCTTGACGTTGACGTCTTCCTCGGCGGCAGTGACCAGTTCCTGGATGTTCATCAGAATGCTGCCGTCGCCAGTGAAACAGACCACGGTGCGTTGCGGCTCGGCCAGCGCTGCGCCAATCGCCGCCGGCATGCCGAAGCCCATCGTGCCGAGCCCGCCGGAGGTCAGCCATTGCCGGGGTCGGCGCAGCGGATACGCTTGCGCGACCCACATCTGGTGCTGACCGACGTCGGTGGTGATCGTCGCCTGGTCATCGAGGCAATCGGCGACGGCACGGATCAGGCCGTAAGGGGTGCGCGGGTCATCGATACCCGGCATGCGCAGCGGATGCTCGGCCTTGAGGTTGGCCACGCACGCCAGCCAATCCGCACGTGCCGGCGTCTCGATCGCCGGCAGCAGCATCGCCAGGGCCGCGCCGACGTCGCCGGCGATGCCGATGTGTGCGGTCTTGATCTTGTCGAGTTCGGAAGGGTCGATGTCGATATGGATGATCTTCGCCTGCGGGCAGAAACCGGCCACCTTGCCGGTTGCCCGGTCGTCGAAGCGGGCGCCAACGGCAATCAGCAGATCACACTCGTCGAGCGCGAGGTTGGTACAGCGCGCGCCGTGCATGCCGAGCATGCCGAGCGACAAGGGATGATCGACCGGCATCGCGCCGAGCGCCATCAGGGTCATGACCGTTGGCAGGGAGGCTTTTTCGGCGAGCGCCACGGCCGCGCCAGAAGCGCCCGAATGCACGACGCCGCCGCCGAGGTAGAGGATCGGCCTGGCGGCCGCATTGATCATCGCCGCCGCCGCCTCGATCAATTCGGCGGCCGGCGCCGGCACACGGTCGGCACGGCCCGGCTCGGGCCACTCGTCAACCTCGACGAGCTGATTCTGCACGTCCTTGGGAATATCGACCAGTACCGGCCCGGGACGCCCCGACGCAGCGATGCAGAAGGCGCGAGGAATGATGCTCAGCAGTTCGTCGGCCGAACCGACCAGGAAGTTGTGTTTGGTAATCGGGATGCTCAGGCCATAGGTATCGACTTCCTGAAAGGCATCGGTGCCGATCATCGGCTTGGGGACCTGCCCGGTGATCGCCACCAGGGGAATCGAATCCAGTTTGGCATCGGCAATCGCGGTCAGCAGATTGGTGGCGCCGGGGCCGGACGACGCCATGCAGACTGCCGGTACGCCGGTGGCGCGCGCCATCCCCTGGGCCATGAAACCGCCGCCCTGCTCGTGCCGGGCGAGGACGTGGTGGAGTAGCGCCGATTTCGACAGGGCATCGTAAATCGGCAGGATGGCGCCGCCGGGAATGCCGGTCAGCGTTCGGACGCCCTGGCGTTCGAGCAGGCGGACGACGACCTGGGCGCCGGTGAGGGTTTCGGGGGGGTGTTGGGACAAGGGAATCTCCTCAAAATGAACGGCCGCCTGCGGCATCGCCAGGCCTTACCGTGAAAGTCGCTTCGGCGACTCACGAAACTCCCGAAACTCCCTTCTCCCGCGTGCGGGAGAAGGGTCGGGGTGAGAAACGGTCATGACTGCGGGTCCGGAAATGCAAAACCCCCGCTCGGTTCGCACCGGCGGGGGTTTCTGGAATATTCTGTGCTTCGATTTATCTCCTTCCGACCCTCGACGGTGTGTCAGGTTCTACACCTAGCACGCGTACGACCAGCACGGCGATCGAAACACCGCCCACGGCAAAACCCGCAACCTGGGCCACAGCCAGTCGAGCAGGATTGTCGGAACGGCGCATTGTCGTCAGCCAGCCTCAAGTTCAAGAAGCCCAATTAGAACCGAGTGCCGCGGGAAATGCAAGCGCTCAACAGCAGGCCAGATCGACGGCGTTGTGAATCATGAGCTGGTCCACCCACGCCTTGGCGTAAACCGTGCTATAGCTATTCGCACAGGCAGCCACTTCAAGGGTCAGCGTCACCGTACGGTTGGCAAAACGCTCCAGATCGATCGCCGCCTGGCGCAGCCACTCGGTTTCCTGGTGGACCATGCCGATGGCGGTGACCTCGTCAACCACCTGGCCATCAATCAGCACCCGGAAACTCGCGCTGGTGTAATCGTTGACCCCGGCGTTGAGATCCAGACGCCGCACGTAGCTTAGCTCAGGCTGAGAACCCAGTTTGATCCGCCGAGAAATCGACTGCGCCCGCGCGCCAAGGGCACCGTGGTCTCCTGACGAGGCATGGCCGTAGAGCATCGACCCCCCCCTAAAGGCGCGCGGATCATCAAGCAGCAGTTCCCATCCCGCCCCTTCCCAGCCAGATGCTTTCAGCATCGCTTCGGGAGCTGCTGACGCCGACCGCTGCGAGATGCCCTTCAATACACCGGCAGCCTCCAGCGCCGTCGAGATGATTCCCGGAACGTCGATGCCAAGCGGCGCCTTGCTGTCCGACCGGCGATTGCTGGTACCCGGCTTGAGCAGACCCGCCGCTTCCAGCGAGGCCGAAATGATGCCATGCACGTCGAGACCGAATGGCCGGCTGGTTCCGGAACGCTGCTCCTGCGTACCGGAGGCGTAGTCCTCCGGCCCGGTTTTCTGCGTGGCGTCCTCTTTGCAGGTACGCTGACCAAAATCGTCGATCGTGTGGGTACTCCCGGCAGTCGACGCACGGGCAGATCGCCCTGCTTCCTGCCCCGCCGTGGCCGGGTCACGCGCACTTGCCGGACGCTCGGCAAGGAGTCCCCAGAAGTCGGCAATCCGATGCGTCGAAGAAATTCCGACGGCGTTGAAGAACGGGGCTGCCGTGCCGCACTGATGAGGCTCGGCACCCGGATCCAGGGCAGCACCATGTGTCATGCCGGTGACCGTATAGGACTCGATCAGTTCTTCGCCACCGGGTCCCTGCCAGACCCGGCGCGGGTAGCCATCGACCATCATCTGCATCGTCGGCTGCAGGTCGAGGCCGTGGATGTCCGCCCATTGCTTGATGGTTTCTTCGGCGTTGACCGGCTTGACGGCAGTGTCGGCGTCACCATGCCAGACCGATACCTTCGGCCATGGTCCCGGGTGCGGCGATGCCGCCCGCACCAGTTCACCCCACTCCCTGGGTGAACGCGAACGTCCCTGGAAGATGCTTTCGAGGCCCTCCCGCAAGCCCTT contains:
- a CDS encoding class I SAM-dependent methyltransferase, producing the protein MNETPTATYRAKTNYTEDKARGYANRDARRNVPELKLVERAFQLIPRPATVLDVPCGGGRVTVLLSQLGYEMSAADYSEPMRQITRETTAAKGLNVPVFEEDIERLSQADASFDAIVCFRFFHHLPNEELRRKVVGELCRVARKHVAMSYFNPKTLRALEQKLRRWRGKKLSVFNTPLAEVMGYFKANGFRLVKNFPLDLTNNLHLAVFERVSG
- a CDS encoding heptose kinase; the protein is MRFWWVNRQHPASEVAELFGDIDRVFSLDGELITSDSLCRVLRVSAGGRRYYVKRYSGTGKNLQRRWLGLRRWLGSPRVRAEWRNLQAFRDWGIPTATLVAYGLERRFGGFTRGAVVTDEIPATCDLAQLARANDSRLRDRCWVAHVARQIADMARTLHDHGFAHNDLKWRNLLIDGGSLPTAYLIDCPSGAFYRGAVLQYRIAKDLACLDKPARRLLSRTQRLRFYLDYAGHARVTDDDRKRISKIVNFFDR
- the ilvN gene encoding acetolactate synthase small subunit → MNSIAGTEHQALSRTVLELDVNNHAGVMSHVVGLFSRRAYNVEGILVMPVGSGVTSRIWLLVNEDERLDQMVKQIEKLEDVLAVRRHGAEHEVFVRLEEFFR
- the ilvB gene encoding acetolactate synthase large subunit — its product is MPQAAVHFEEIPLSQHPPETLTGAQVVVRLLERQGVRTLTGIPGGAILPIYDALSKSALLHHVLARHEQGGGFMAQGMARATGVPAVCMASSGPGATNLLTAIADAKLDSIPLVAITGQVPKPMIGTDAFQEVDTYGLSIPITKHNFLVGSADELLSIIPRAFCIAASGRPGPVLVDIPKDVQNQLVEVDEWPEPGRADRVPAPAAELIEAAAAMINAAARPILYLGGGVVHSGASGAAVALAEKASLPTVMTLMALGAMPVDHPLSLGMLGMHGARCTNLALDECDLLIAVGARFDDRATGKVAGFCPQAKIIHIDIDPSELDKIKTAHIGIAGDVGAALAMLLPAIETPARADWLACVANLKAEHPLRMPGIDDPRTPYGLIRAVADCLDDQATITTDVGQHQMWVAQAYPLRRPRQWLTSGGLGTMGFGMPAAIGAALAEPQRTVVCFTGDGSILMNIQELVTAAEEDVNVKIVLMNNASLGLVFQQQTLFYGERIYASQFKGMPDFVRVAEGFGVPAIDLDRESDPTAALARALSSSGPMLIHASIAMHEQVLPMVPPGAANKEMIGG
- a CDS encoding PHB depolymerase family esterase; this translates as MVNGLARYEFSERLADILGESRRDLRFRVTLMVTGGLVAPGPRGRGSPPASPQYAAQLLIGAMAAPQQSQTLEAIRCYADLRPNASAACGNAPRVLFGPAMVTAEAGQRSEFLIRLDGLSFGEALAGLLELSCAEETRAIVASELFGIRINRGCPVASLQFSACWQGRRAVISHTYGLAPDAAPPAWLDPQRGGVVDPGLLHTVFLPVRKLIEIGLLTTLSEDRSTPMLNKLGHKVAAIKKMAELAAKTPHGSRWEKLLSALTAVQAWSEQVDAQENRLLEVTAFGSNPGELRMYCHVPERLPANAPLVVVLHGCTQSAASYNKGSGWSTLADRYGFAVLFPQQNWNNNPLRCFNWFKPEDHDREKGEPLSIKQMVDRMLSDYGLDRDRVYVTGTSSGGAMTNVMLATYPEVFAGGAVIAGVPYRTAKGLREGLESIFQGRSRSPREWGELVRAASPHPGPWPKVSVWHGDADTAVKPVNAEETIKQWADIHGLDLQPTMQMMVDGYPRRVWQGPGGEELIESYTVTGMTHGAALDPGAEPHQCGTAAPFFNAVGISSTHRIADFWGLLAERPASARDPATAGQEAGRSARASTAGSTHTIDDFGQRTCKEDATQKTGPEDYASGTQEQRSGTSRPFGLDVHGIISASLEAAGLLKPGTSNRRSDSKAPLGIDVPGIISTALEAAGVLKGISQRSASAAPEAMLKASGWEGAGWELLLDDPRAFRGGSMLYGHASSGDHGALGARAQSISRRIKLGSQPELSYVRRLDLNAGVNDYTSASFRVLIDGQVVDEVTAIGMVHQETEWLRQAAIDLERFANRTVTLTLEVAACANSYSTVYAKAWVDQLMIHNAVDLACC